One Oryza brachyantha chromosome 3, ObraRS2, whole genome shotgun sequence DNA segment encodes these proteins:
- the LOC102719185 gene encoding protein stum-like has protein sequence MEGAVASNLELDSAVFQVSSAQNRYEAIACSKGNTELIASGPFDQLVLHLEDARKFQSCSATGTFKLSLSGNAKGSSWFTKSTIARFLNIVNSSDASKSVNGILHEISQLEETRKFHQSLCSKDQQNPMGGALSGGVFGTIGIEQQGTAGPNSSEATKNELLRALDLRLTVLKEEIFVMLNRAVVSNMSTTDISDLSAFVQHFGASEFSWLMRCLLLIPDCKHSELSQQEASTAEKNDKRDNALLTRNISSQTIIQRPITNNVSPAKLAQIERESSTESDDSSESSDADKAVVERSRPLMRSASPRRSASPMRRVQIGRSGSRRSTAIAIKSLSYFPPCQRIPLDKDDESGSCNGETDQPPRKSDNNVRRMSVQDAINLFESKQKDQNPDSQNKKAGLFATKSVLRRWSAGMGDSLNNKSEEKTLDSTYQSKSSNTVSDTEKDGTETKAVPGSAYSAVVTPDAGGFHTDGQGVAVPETETAVSSHTEILVDQTKSGQEENSDRAMASAEWNRQKEAELNQMLMKMMQVMPGKFSNANITATGINSTNEQKVGLHGQHREKRDPKVRAEKSGRRPAKEVSRPLKETVGQKKAAITPETGTATEKRNSPVPQRARRNSSPLVLPKELTPKVPAKKSSPKPSPSPAPAPVTRSSWSGGSLTKATTAQKTKSSPGTVSTSTPTSRRRTPVVPSPSQPTSKVERSAQLVKNKKETVTASKPAIKGNEEKKTKTATKTSRVPKSSPVSDDKSSATTKPSLYNKVAKKSSVVPLESKPLKKSTGISQTTGSGAVKSKAPQLDDSPNDIENVTQAEDKEQSTVTIQPKTTKVLEADLAQPAHDVDENLEISLDNDLNIEKTENSPPSLATTEMDSSDLVEPNTEVQPPPDEDMGISSAAWVEVEHEEVTDVGENVVPEDVTSPSIEPLPSSSPRIRHSLSQMLQADSNEPEIIEWGNAENPPAIVFHKDSPKGLKRLLKFARKNKGDNNSNGWASPSVVSEGEDELEEPRGGNEGVNSSRRTFDGSKTNSILSAQTTTGSFNSTSSDRLRDRTGAAPSTKSSRSFFSLSNFRSSRSNESKLR, from the exons ATGGAGGGGGCAGTTGCTAGCAATTTGGAGCTTGATTCTGCTGTCTTCCAAGTATCCTCAGCCCAGAACAG ATACGAGGCAATTGCTTGCAGTAAAGGGAATACAGAATTGATTGCATCTGGTCCTTTTGATCAATTAGTCCTGCACTTGGAGGATGCTAGGAAGTTCCAATCTTGTTCAGCAACTGGCACTTTTAAACTGTCGTTGTCTGGGAATGCAAAAGGATCTTCCTGGTTCACAAAATCCACCATAGCACG GTTCCTGAATATCGTGAATTCATCAGATGCCTCAAAATCGGTGAATGGAATTTTACATGAAATCTCACAACTGGAGGAAACTAGAAAGTTCCATCAATCTCTCTGTTCTAAG gatCAACAAAATCCTATGGGTGGTGCTTTATCAG GAGGTGTTTTTGGCACGATTGGCATAGAACAACAG GGAACTGCTGGCCCAAATTCCTCTGAAGCCACAAA GAATGAATTGCTTCGAGCACTGGATTTGAGGTTGACTGTATTGAAAGAGGAGATCTTCGTCATGTTGAATAGAGCAGTCGTCTCCAATATGTCGACTACAGATATCTCTGATTTATCCGCATTTGTTCAGCACTTTGGTGCATCTGAGTTCAG CTGGTTGATGCGATGCCTACTGTTGATCCCGGACTGCAAACACTCTGAGCTCTCCCAACAGGAGGCTTCCACTGctgaaaaaaatgacaagagaGACAATGCACTTCTTACTCGTAATATCAGCTCTCAGACCATTATCCAGAGGCCTATCACCAACAATGTCTCCCCAGCAAAGCTTGCTCAAATTGAGCGTGAAAGCTCAACAGAAAGTGATGATTCGTCTGAATCAAGCGATGCAGACAAGGCCGTTGTCGAAAGAAGCCGACCACTCATGAGGTCTGCTTCACCTAGGAGATCTGCTTCTCCAATGCGAAGGGTTCAAATTGGTAGATCAGGATCTCGTAGGTCCACAGCGATTGCCATCAAGAGTCTCAGCTATTTCCCCCCTTGCCAAAGAATTCCTTTGGATAAAGATGATGAAAGTGGCAGTTGCAACGGTGAAACTGACCAACCTCCAAGGAAATCCGACAATAATGTAAGAAGGATGAGTGTGCAGGATGCAATAAACCTCTTTGAAAGCAAGCAGAAGGATCAGAATCCAGATTCACAAAATAAGAAGGCTGGCTTGTTTGCGACAAAGTCTGTATTAAGAAGGTGGAGTGCAGGAATGGGTGATTCTTTGAACAATAAGTCAGAAGAGAAAACTTTAGATTCAACATACCAAAGTAAATCCAGCAATACAGTATCTGATACAGAGAAGGATGGAACTGAAACAAAGGCAGTGCCAGGTTCAGCATATAGCGCTGTTGTTACACCTGACGCTGGAGGTTTCCACACTGATGGTCAAGGTGTCGCAGTGCCAGAAACCGAGACAGCGGTGTCATCCCACACTGAAATTCTTGTTGATCAGACAAAGTCTGGGCAAGAGGAAAATAGTGATCGGGCAATGGCCTCTGCTGAGTGGAATCGCCAGAAGGAAGCTGAGCTTAATCAGATGTTAATGAAAATGATGCAGGTCATGCCTGGAAAGTTTTCGAATGCTAACATCACCGCTACTGGGATCAATTCCACAAATGAGCAGAAAGTTGGACTCCATGGCCAGCATAGAGAGAAGCGAGACCCGAAAGTTCGAGCTGAGAAAAGTGGAAGACGGCCAGCAAAGGAGGTGAGCAGGCCCTTGAAGGAAACAGTTGGGCAGAAGAAGGCAGCAATTACCCCCGAAACAGGCACTGCAACGGAGAAACGCAATTCACCAGTTCCACAGAGGGCACGGAGAAATTCATCACCTCTGGTCCTACCCAAAGAACTGACCCCAAAAGTGCCTGCCAAAAAGAGCTCGCCCAAGCCATCACCTTCACCTGCACCTGCACCTGTGACCCGTAGTTCATGGTCAGGTGGGTCTTTGACTAAAGCAACTACTGCACAGAAAACTAAAAGTTCTCCTGGTACAGTTTCAACATCGACACCAACCAGCCGGAGAAGAACTCCAGTAGTGCCCTCGCCTTCTCAACCAACTTCAAAGGTGGAAAGAAGTGCTCAACTGGtgaagaacaaaaaagaaactgTAACTGCCTCGAAGCCAGCAATTAAGGGGaatgaagaaaagaagacAAAGACAGCAACAAAGACAAGCAGAGTACCTAAAAGTTCGCCTGTTTCAGATGATAAATCAAGTGCAACAACAAAGCCAAGCTTGTATAACAAGGTTGCAAAGAAAAGCAGTGTTGTACCACTAgaatcaaaaccattaaagaAATCCACTGGGATCAGTCAAACTACTGGTTCTGGTGCTGTGAAGAGTAAGGCGCCACAACTTGATGACTCTCCCAATGACATTGAAAATGTTACCCAAGCTGAAGATAAGGAGCAATCTACTGTGACAATCCAGCCAAAAACTACTAAGGTATTGGAGGCTGATCTTGCTCAACCAGCACATGATGTTGAtgaaaatttagaaatttcgCTCGATAATGacttaaatattgaaaaaacagaaaattcgCCCCCAAGTTTAGCTACAACAGAAATGGACTCCAGTGACCTGGTTGAGCCCAACACTGAGGTTCAACCTCCTCCTGATGAGGACATGGGCATCTCATCAGCTGCCTGGGTAGAGGTAGAGCATGAAGAAGTTACTGATGTGGGTGAAAATGTAGTGCCTGAGGATGTCACCTCACCATCAATTGAGCCATTGCCATCTTCAAGCCCTAGAATCCGTCACTCATTGTCACAAATGCTGCAAGCAGATAGCAATGAGCCGGAAATTATTGAGTGGGGAAATGCTGAAAACCCACCTGCAATAGTTTTTCATAAAGATTCTCCAAAGGGATTAAAGAGGCTTCTAAAGTTTGCGCGTAAAAATAAAGGCGACAACAACAGTAATGGTTGGGCAAGCCCATCAGTTGTTTCTGAAGGAGAAGATGAACTTGAAGAACCACGAGGTGGTAATGAAGGTGTAAATTCGAGCAGGAGAACTTTTGATGGCTCCAAGACTAACAGCATCTTATCAG CTCAAACAACCACCGGCAGCTTCAACTCTACGAGCTCAGACAGGCTTCGGGATAGGACTGGAGCTGCCCCGTCAACTAAAT CATCGAGGTCGTTCTTCTCCCTCTCAAACTTCAGGAGCAGCAGATCAAACGAGTCGAAGCTCAGATAG
- the LOC102719467 gene encoding probable calcium-binding protein CML27: MDSPAVNVKPSLSRKPSPSFRLRNGSLNALRLRRVFDLFDRNGDGEITLDEMASALDALGLGADRASLEATVGGYIPAGAAGLRFGDFDALHRALGDALFGPLEEEEPGKRAEDDDEGDMKEAFRVFDEDGDGFISAAELQAVLKKLGLPEARNLATVQEMICNVDRDSDGRVDFGEFKCMMQGITVWGA, encoded by the coding sequence ATGGACAGCCCCGCCGTGAACGTGAAGCCGTCGCTGTCGAGGAagccctcgccgtcgttccGCCTACGGAACGGCAGCCTGAACGCGCTGCGCCTGCGCAGGGTGTTCGACCTGTTCGAccgcaacggcgacggcgagatcaCGCTCGACGAGATGGCGTCCGCGCTCGACGCGCTCGGCCTCGGCGCCGACCGCGCCAGCCTGGAGGCCACCGTCGGGGGTTAcatccccgccggcgccgcggggcTCCGCTTCGGGGACTTTGACGCCCTCCACCGCGCGCTCGGCGACGCGCTCTTCGGGCccctcgaggaggaggagcccggGAAGAGagcggaggacgacgacgagggcgacATGAAGGAGGCGTTCCGGGTGTTCGatgaggacggcgacggcttcatctccgccgccgagctgcAGGCCGTGCTCAAGAAGCTCGGCCTCCCCGAGGCGCGGAACCTGGCGACGGTGCAGGAGATGATCTGCAACGTCGACCGCGACTCCGACGGCCGCGTCGACTTCGGCGAGTTCAAGTGCATGATGCAGGGGATCACCGTGTGGGGCGCttga
- the LOC102712346 gene encoding 2,3-bisphosphoglycerate-independent phosphoglycerate mutase-like: MAEARRWELAGHRRLGKGKGKVVGVVVLDGWGEAAPDPFNCIHVADTPALDALKKGAPERWRLIKAHGTAVGLPTDDDMGNSEVGHNALGAGQIYAQGAKLVDMALASGKIYEGEGFKYIQQCFDKGTLHLIGLLSDGGVHSRIDQLQLLLKGASDHGAKRIRVHILTDGRDVLDGSSVRFVEMLENDLAKLRDKGVDARFASGGGRMYVTMDRYENDWQVVKRGWDAQVLGEAPHKFQNALEAVKKLREDPKANDQYLPPFVIVDERGSPIGPIVDGDAVVTFNFRADRMVMLAKALEYENFDKFDRVRFPKIRYAGMLQYDGELKLPRHFLVAPPEIERTSGEYLARNGIRTYACSETVKFGHVTFFWNGNRSGYFNPNLEKYEEIPSDIGIPFNEQPKMKAVEIAEKARDAILSRKYDQVRVNIANGDMVGHTGDIEATIIGCKAADDAVKIILDAIEQVGGIFVVTADHGNAEDMVKRDKSGKPLRDEDGNVQPLTSHTLNPVPIAIGGPGLQPGVRFRSELPSAGLANVAATVMNLHGFEAPDHYEPTLIEVVDK; encoded by the exons AtggcggaggcgaggcggtGGGAGCTGGCGGGTCACCGGAGGctggggaaggggaaggggaaggtgGTGGGCGTGGTGGTGCTGGACGGCtggggcgaggcggcgccggacCCCTTCAACTGCATCCACGTCGCCGACACCCCCGCCCTCGACGCCCTCAAGAAG GGTGCTCCGGAGAGGTGGAGGCTGATCAAAGCTCACGGGACGGCGGTGGGGCTGCCTACGGACGACGACATGGGCAACAGCGAGGTCGGCCACAACGCGCTTGGCGCCGGACAGATATATGCTCAGGG TGCAAAACTGGTGGATATGGCGCTCGCCTCTGGGAAGATATACGAGGGGGAAGGTTTTAAGTACATCCAACAGTGTTTCGATAAAGGCACTCTGCATCTCATTGGCTTGCTCAGTGACGGAGGAGTACATTCAAGGATTGATCAGCTGCAG ctgctgctgaaaGGGGCCAGCGATCATGGAGCAAAGAGGATACGGGTTCATATCCTTACGGATGGCCGTGACGTGTTGGATGGTAGCAGTGTCAGATTTGTGGAGATGCTTGAGAATGACCTTGCTAAATTACGAGACAAGGGTGTTGATGCAAGATTTGCATCTGGTGGAGGCAGGATGTATGTTACAATGGACCGTTACGAG AATGACTGGCAAGTTGTGAAGCGTGGTTGGGATGCACAGGTTCTCGGTGAAGCGCCACATAAGTTTCAAAACGCCCTTGAAGCCGTGAAGAAGCTCAGGGAGGATCCAAAGGCCAATGACCAGTATTTACCGCCTTTTGTTATAGTTGACGAAAGAGGAAGTCCGATTGGCCCTATAGTTGATGGGGATGCTGTTGTGACATTTAATTTCAGAGCAGACCGGATGGTCATGCTTGCAAAGGCACTAGAATACGAGAATTTTGACAAGTTTGATCGTGTCAGGTTCCCCAAGATTCGATATGCCGGTATGCTTCAGTATGACGGTGAGCTAAAACTTCCAAGACATTTTCTTGTTGCTCCCCCAGAGATAGAGAGAACGTCTGGTGAATACTTAGCGCGCAATGGCATACGGACCTATGCTTGCAG TGAGACAGTCAAGTTTGGCCATGTCACCTTTTTCTGGAATGGGAATCGGTCTGGATACTTCAACCCAAACCttgaaaaatatgaagaaattCCAAGTGACATCGGTATCCCATTCAATGAACAGCCAAAAATGAAGGCCGTGGAAATTGCAGAGAAAGCAAGGGATGCCATCCTGAGTCGCAAATACGATCAG GTAAGGGTAAACATAGCAAATGGAGATATGGTTGGTCACACTGGTGACATTGAAGCTACTATCATTGGGTGCAAGGCAGCTGATGATGCTGTTAAG ATTATTCTTGATGCAATTGAACAAGTAGGTGGCATTTTCGTGGTCACTGCAGACCATGGCAACGCCGAGGACATGGTGAAGAGAGACAAATCCGGTAAACCGCTTCGCGATGAGGACGGAAATGTTCAGCCCCTCACCTCACACACTTTGAATCCA GTTCCCATCGCAATTGGAGGCCCTGGGCTTCAACCAGGGGTAAGGTTCCGGTCAGAGCTCCCCAGTGCCGGCCTTGCTAACGTTGCAGCAACCGTCATGAATCTTCATGGTTTCGAGGCCCCTGATCACTATGAGCCTACGCTGATCGAAGTTGTCGACAAGTGA
- the LOC102712623 gene encoding uncharacterized protein LOC102712623, whose protein sequence is MVAPATLSLRPCATLAPSRAAVPRVGGAVFVPPPARSPPAAVAAAASCSPRRRPLPRAVAVDADQQGSPEPPDQEAKPKKYYFLVANAKFMLDEEEHFQEQLKEKLRNYGERDKEVDFWLVVEPKFLDRFPNITKRLKRPAVALVSTDGNWITFMKLRLDRVLADQFEAETLEDALASNPAELKFDKPDNWTAPYPKYEYGWWEPFLPPKSSNGTA, encoded by the exons ATGGTGGCTCCCGCGACGCTGTCCCTCCGCCCCTGCGCGACCCTCGCGCCGTCCCGGGCCGCTGTGccccgcgtcggcggcgcggtgtTCGTGCCCCCGCCCGCGCGGTCtccacccgccgccgtcgccgccgcggcctcgtgCTCGCCGAGGCGGCGCCCGTTGCCCCGCGCCGtggccgtcgacgccgaccAGCAGGGCTCCCCCGAGCCTCCCGACCAG GAGGCGAAGCCGAAGAAGTACTACTTCTTGGTGGCGAACGCCAAGTTCATGctggacgaggaggagcactTCCAGGAGCAGCTCAAGGAGAAGCTGCGGAACTACGGGGAGCGCGACAAGGAGGTTGACTTCTGGCTCGTCGTGGAGCCCAAGTTCCTCGACAGGTTCCCCAACATCACCAAGCGCCTCAAGCGCCCCGCCGTCGCTCTCGTCTCCACCGACGGCAACTGGATCAC TTTCATGAAGTTGAGGCTGGACAGGGTCCTAGCGGACCAATTCGAAGCAGAAACACTCGAGGATGCATTGGCTTCTAACCCTGCCGAGTTGAAATTTGATAAGCCTGACAATTGGACAGCTCCATACCCTAAGTATGAGTATGGATGGTGGGAGCCCTTTCTACCTCCAAAGTCCAGCAATGGCACGGCATAG